In the genome of Candidatus Saccharibacteria bacterium, one region contains:
- a CDS encoding glycosyltransferase — MPKTTKCLDEIDTYMKDQTTNYQLPTTNSPRVAIVHDWLVGGGAERVVLELHRMYPDAPIYTSYATKEWRNKLDNKVITGYLQHWPFSKLRKFLPVLRARWFKSLKLDGYDLIISSKGNGEANYICRPEGTTHICYCHSPTQFYWRKYHGYIQEPGFGIFNPLVRIGLKILVKPLRAMDYAAAQKVDYFIANSTNIQSEIKKSYQRDSVVVHPPVDVDRFQLPSSSYHLPKTRKGFITVGRQVPYKRTDIIVRVCTELDIPLVVIGSGSEHDKLLKLAGSSVTFRTNANDKEVARAMASAEAFIFAADDDFGITPVEAMAAGTPVIAYRAGGALDYVIEDKTGLFFNEQSVESLKTAIKNFKPSDFDSKTIAKHAQKFKASSFRESLKSFIDKHV; from the coding sequence ATGCCAAAAACTACTAAATGCCTTGATGAAATCGATACGTACATGAAAGACCAAACTACCAACTACCAGCTACCAACTACCAACTCACCTCGAGTTGCTATTGTTCATGACTGGCTCGTTGGCGGCGGTGCTGAACGGGTGGTGCTTGAACTGCACAGGATGTACCCCGATGCGCCGATTTACACTTCATACGCCACCAAAGAGTGGCGGAATAAGCTCGATAACAAAGTTATTACGGGATATTTGCAGCATTGGCCTTTTTCCAAGTTACGTAAATTTTTGCCTGTACTGCGGGCTCGGTGGTTTAAAAGTTTAAAACTAGACGGTTACGACCTAATCATTAGCAGCAAGGGCAATGGTGAAGCCAATTATATCTGTAGGCCAGAAGGCACTACGCACATCTGCTATTGTCACAGCCCGACCCAGTTTTACTGGCGTAAATACCATGGATACATCCAGGAACCGGGCTTTGGAATTTTCAATCCACTCGTTCGTATTGGTTTAAAAATACTGGTCAAGCCGCTCCGAGCTATGGATTATGCGGCAGCCCAAAAAGTTGATTATTTTATTGCGAACTCAACCAACATCCAAAGCGAAATTAAAAAATCCTACCAACGTGACAGTGTTGTAGTGCATCCCCCAGTAGATGTCGATCGCTTCCAGCTACCATCTTCCAGCTACCATCTTCCAAAAACCCGCAAGGGTTTTATCACCGTTGGTAGACAAGTACCCTATAAGCGAACCGATATTATCGTGCGAGTTTGCACAGAGCTTGATATACCTCTTGTCGTCATTGGCAGTGGATCCGAACACGACAAACTACTAAAACTAGCTGGCTCGAGCGTTACGTTTAGAACTAATGCCAATGATAAGGAAGTCGCCAGGGCGATGGCTTCAGCCGAAGCATTTATTTTTGCGGCTGACGACGATTTCGGTATCACGCCGGTAGAAGCCATGGCGGCAGGAACACCGGTGATTGCCTACCGTGCTGGTGGTGCGCTTGATTATGTTATTGAGGACAAAACTGGATTATTCTTTAACGAACAATCTGTGGAGTCACTTAAGACTGCAATTAAGAATTTCAAGCCCAGTGATTTCGACTCAAAAACTATTGCCAAACACGCACAAAAATTTAAGGCGTCAAGCTTTCGAGAAAGCCTTAAATCATTCATAGATAAACACGTATAA
- a CDS encoding four helix bundle protein, whose translation MVVGKLASFEDLTVWQESQTLAVESYNVCKTFPKEEVFGLTSQLKRSVTSVSANIAEGFGRQTKKDKLNFYTIAYGSLLESKNFYYLSHKLDYINDGELAKLLRQTVVCQKLLNALMKSIRT comes from the coding sequence ATGGTAGTTGGGAAATTAGCCTCATTCGAAGATTTAACGGTGTGGCAAGAATCGCAGACTCTTGCAGTTGAAAGCTATAACGTATGTAAAACCTTCCCGAAAGAAGAAGTTTTTGGACTCACGAGCCAACTTAAAAGATCCGTAACATCTGTGTCTGCTAATATCGCAGAGGGCTTTGGTAGGCAGACCAAGAAAGATAAATTGAACTTTTACACGATAGCGTATGGATCTTTGCTAGAGTCTAAGAATTTTTATTATCTTTCTCATAAACTTGACTACATCAATGACGGCGAGCTAGCAAAACTCCTAAGACAGACTGTCGTATGCCAAAAACTACTAAATGCCTTGATGAAATCGATACGTACATGA
- a CDS encoding HAD-IIB family hydrolase, with translation MKKVIAFDLDDTLAVTKSPITDRMAELLGELLETHQVCVISGGNFEQFKKQVVDNLPIEHHLLLNMHLMPTCGTRYYRFNDIKQEWVCVYAEDIPETDKKRIIDALFYAAEETGYLEKEPYGEIIEDRQSQITFSACGQQAPPKVKYAWDPDMKKRMKIREKIAPVLTDYEVRIGGTTSIDVTKPGIDKAYGMEKLMNVLEVGKEEILFVGDKLEEGGNDYPVKTIGIETIAVEDWEDTALVVETIIKSTR, from the coding sequence ATGAAGAAAGTTATCGCGTTTGATCTGGACGATACGTTAGCAGTCACAAAATCACCAATTACTGACCGAATGGCGGAGCTGCTGGGCGAATTATTAGAAACGCATCAGGTTTGTGTGATTTCTGGGGGCAACTTCGAACAATTTAAAAAACAAGTGGTAGACAACTTGCCAATTGAGCACCACTTGTTACTTAACATGCACCTTATGCCGACATGTGGCACACGGTATTATCGGTTTAACGACATCAAGCAAGAATGGGTCTGTGTCTATGCTGAGGATATACCGGAAACCGACAAGAAGCGGATAATTGACGCGTTATTTTATGCAGCAGAAGAAACCGGCTATCTAGAGAAGGAACCGTACGGGGAGATTATAGAAGATCGCCAAAGCCAAATAACCTTTTCTGCCTGTGGCCAGCAAGCTCCACCAAAAGTGAAATATGCCTGGGATCCTGACATGAAAAAACGGATGAAGATACGTGAAAAAATTGCACCGGTGCTGACGGACTACGAGGTCCGGATTGGCGGCACGACTTCAATTGACGTCACCAAACCTGGCATTGATAAAGCTTATGGCATGGAAAAACTTATGAATGTACTAGAAGTGGGCAAAGAAGAAATATTATTTGTGGGCGACAAATTAGAAGAGGGTGGAAACGATTATCCAGTTAAAACTATCGGCATAGAGACTATTGCGGTTGAAGACTGGGAAGATACAGCGTTGGTAGTTGAAACAATAATCAAAAGTACGCGATGA
- a CDS encoding type II toxin-antitoxin system VapC family toxin, which produces MLIDTNVYSALNKGHQAAARLIGAQQSIYVPVVVVGELRYGFAYGTKQVENEEQLNRFIASTAVELLYISHKTTELYAELAAYCRRSGRVLSDNDLWIAALAQEHGLSLATYDKDFEVLRSEFGSRLKIL; this is translated from the coding sequence ATGCTGATTGACACAAACGTATATAGCGCGCTGAACAAAGGTCACCAGGCGGCTGCCAGGCTTATAGGTGCACAGCAGTCAATATATGTGCCAGTGGTGGTTGTCGGGGAGCTACGGTACGGCTTTGCGTACGGGACTAAGCAGGTTGAAAACGAGGAGCAGCTGAACCGGTTTATTGCGAGTACAGCGGTTGAGTTATTGTATATTTCGCACAAAACCACCGAGTTATATGCCGAGCTGGCTGCTTATTGCCGAAGGTCTGGCAGGGTATTGTCAGACAATGACCTATGGATTGCAGCGTTAGCTCAAGAGCACGGCCTAAGCCTTGCGACTTATGACAAAGATTTTGAAGTGCTAAGAAGCGAGTTTGGCTCTCGTCTTAAGATACTCTAG
- a CDS encoding phosphoheptose isomerase produces MMSKEELKQVKTELIEAKGYRIADVDEEKPWGAYFRLADDCAEQFVEEYFPGRTVEELGQGGSLSPKFLVFEPGKKLSLQYHHRRAEIWRVISGTLTAAISDTDQEGEWKEYTAGEELSYGAGVRHRAGAPEGGEWVVVAEIWQHTDPDNPTDESDIVRLADDFGRA; encoded by the coding sequence ATGATGTCCAAAGAAGAACTAAAGCAAGTAAAAACTGAGCTTATTGAAGCGAAGGGCTACCGCATTGCCGATGTAGATGAGGAAAAGCCGTGGGGGGCGTATTTTCGGCTGGCTGATGATTGTGCAGAGCAGTTTGTGGAAGAATATTTTCCAGGCAGAACCGTAGAGGAGCTAGGGCAAGGCGGCAGTTTAAGCCCCAAGTTTTTGGTGTTTGAACCGGGTAAAAAACTGAGCCTGCAGTATCACCATAGACGGGCTGAAATATGGCGGGTTATCTCTGGTACATTAACCGCAGCTATCTCTGATACCGACCAAGAGGGTGAGTGGAAAGAATATACTGCCGGCGAAGAATTATCCTACGGAGCTGGTGTGCGTCACCGCGCCGGAGCACCAGAAGGGGGTGAATGGGTGGTTGTAGCCGAAATCTGGCAACACACTGACCCAGACAACCCAACCGACGAATCAGATATAGTCCGCCTAGCCGATGACTTCGGCCGCGCATAA
- a CDS encoding S8 family serine peptidase, whose protein sequence is MLRKIIWKPSIAGLACSLFILMGGVAYSNQTPRLAEEQTVIVQGELSEASNKQIGKTDYHAVTANIAKSLKATNKVQQIYAAQQYRSMTDDPLEPQDYLTLLDAASLWEETTGSDQVTVAVLDAGVAFEHEDLIDRWFINEPEYGLTASEGSEPNCTSRGLELDKSCNNLDDSGNGLVDDWRGWDFANDDNDPAAGTTNPDGDAVSHGTAVTGMVGATGDNGVGVASVNWNTKILPIQIFNDDGGATTVELAEGLAYAIDMGVDVINMSLGTASEDPVIESLLEDAQEAGIIVVAAAGNCGGTNYEDNGCTYRGQMLFPATSELTIAVGGTDISDQQASFSSEGAMMDIAAPATGNIRTTLYNQNDESGAYSGSISGTSFAAPIMSGMAASLVGLLPEAEPQDIRSMLIDSTTKPSDMSGAAHTDKFGFGRLEPTDAVILAQNCSQPRLSEDINCDGVVDLLDLSNLASQWEIERTGRSDINGAGITDLLDLSLLASSWGESL, encoded by the coding sequence ATGCTACGAAAAATAATCTGGAAACCGAGTATAGCTGGTCTGGCCTGCAGTCTGTTCATTCTGATGGGCGGGGTTGCCTATTCTAATCAAACCCCTAGGTTGGCTGAGGAGCAAACAGTTATTGTGCAAGGCGAGTTGTCGGAGGCTTCCAATAAACAGATTGGTAAGACGGATTATCATGCCGTGACAGCTAATATTGCCAAGAGTTTAAAAGCAACCAATAAAGTTCAGCAAATATACGCGGCGCAGCAGTATCGTTCCATGACCGATGATCCGCTAGAACCGCAAGATTACCTGACGTTACTTGATGCGGCCAGTTTGTGGGAAGAAACAACCGGCAGCGATCAAGTAACTGTTGCAGTTCTTGACGCCGGCGTGGCGTTTGAGCACGAGGATTTAATTGACAGATGGTTTATTAATGAACCGGAATACGGCCTCACTGCATCTGAAGGCTCAGAACCAAACTGTACAAGCCGAGGGCTCGAGCTGGATAAAAGCTGTAACAACCTTGATGATAGCGGTAATGGCTTGGTAGATGATTGGCGTGGCTGGGATTTTGCGAATGATGATAATGACCCGGCTGCCGGTACAACTAACCCTGATGGCGATGCAGTCAGTCACGGAACAGCGGTAACTGGCATGGTTGGCGCCACTGGAGATAATGGCGTTGGCGTAGCGAGTGTTAACTGGAATACCAAGATTTTACCGATCCAAATATTTAATGATGATGGTGGTGCAACGACGGTAGAGTTAGCTGAGGGGTTGGCTTACGCCATAGACATGGGGGTAGATGTTATTAATATGAGCTTAGGAACAGCATCCGAAGATCCGGTTATAGAAAGCTTGCTAGAGGATGCACAAGAAGCTGGGATTATCGTTGTGGCAGCTGCCGGTAATTGTGGGGGCACAAATTATGAAGATAACGGCTGTACTTACCGTGGGCAAATGCTTTTTCCGGCAACCAGTGAGCTCACTATAGCTGTTGGTGGCACGGACATAAGCGATCAGCAAGCTAGCTTTAGCAGCGAAGGAGCTATGATGGATATAGCAGCACCAGCGACCGGCAATATCCGAACAACTCTATATAATCAAAATGATGAATCGGGTGCATACAGCGGATCGATATCGGGAACCTCGTTTGCGGCACCGATTATGTCTGGTATGGCAGCTTCGTTGGTGGGACTTTTGCCAGAAGCTGAACCGCAAGATATACGATCAATGCTTATAGATAGCACTACCAAGCCAAGTGATATGAGCGGTGCGGCTCATACAGATAAGTTTGGATTTGGCCGGTTAGAGCCGACCGATGCGGTAATACTTGCCCAAAATTGTTCTCAACCGCGTCTGTCGGAGGATATTAACTGTGATGGAGTGGTGGATTTATTAGATTTATCAAATTTAGCTAGCCAGTGGGAGATAGAACGAACCGGCCGTAGCGATATTAATGGAGCCGGCATAACAGATTTATTAGATTTATCGTTGCTAGCGAGTAGCTGGGGAGAATCACTATGA
- a CDS encoding UDP-glucose/GDP-mannose dehydrogenase family protein yields the protein MAKAETITVIGTGYVGLTTATLLAEAGYTVYALDINQERLDAIRKGRSFFYEAGIDPLVKHAVDSGKLIPTDSYAKAIPSSGYVFSCVGTPDNPDGSSNLSYVFSAAEEAAKHMQPGTIYIQKSTVPVGTGQQVEKLFKELGKRITYLSNPEFLREGTAISDTLWFDRIVVGGEDAKAVESAMDLYRTIEKHRDTIANRAGLTGPVDHDGHYIGTNRNSAELIKVTSNAFLALKISFANSIAKLADETGADVNEVMDAVGADKRIGRAFLSAGRGYGGGCFPKDVSGLISSATDYGVDLGIMTAAADLNETMPGYIANKAQEALGGSLKAKKVAVLGLAFKPGTSDARKSPGVKLANILSKNGADVRAYDPQANQEAKDDLRKGITICSSAEECVKQVDAVFIATGWPEFIEYDLTKLAKNMKGKLFVDAVNSFDTRAISGASLKYIGVGR from the coding sequence ATGGCAAAAGCTGAAACTATTACAGTTATTGGGACAGGCTACGTTGGACTAACTACTGCAACTCTACTAGCAGAAGCTGGCTATACGGTGTACGCCCTGGACATTAATCAAGAGCGGCTTGATGCTATCCGCAAAGGCCGCTCATTCTTTTATGAGGCTGGTATAGATCCGCTCGTCAAGCACGCAGTAGATAGCGGCAAGCTAATACCGACCGATTCTTATGCAAAGGCGATTCCTTCTAGCGGCTACGTTTTCTCTTGTGTTGGCACGCCAGACAATCCGGATGGCAGCTCTAATCTCAGCTACGTATTTAGTGCCGCCGAAGAAGCCGCCAAACACATGCAGCCCGGTACGATTTACATCCAGAAAAGCACCGTGCCCGTCGGCACCGGCCAACAGGTAGAAAAGTTATTTAAAGAGCTTGGCAAACGCATAACCTACCTGTCAAACCCGGAGTTTTTGCGCGAAGGCACGGCAATCTCAGACACTCTGTGGTTTGACCGGATTGTGGTTGGCGGCGAGGACGCCAAAGCGGTTGAATCCGCCATGGATCTATACCGCACAATAGAAAAGCACCGCGACACCATAGCTAACCGCGCCGGGCTAACCGGCCCAGTTGACCACGATGGTCACTACATCGGCACCAACCGAAACAGTGCGGAGCTCATTAAGGTTACCTCCAACGCATTTTTGGCACTTAAAATATCTTTTGCTAACTCTATCGCCAAACTGGCCGATGAAACCGGAGCGGATGTTAACGAAGTAATGGATGCAGTTGGTGCCGACAAACGGATTGGTCGAGCGTTTTTGAGTGCTGGGCGTGGCTATGGCGGCGGATGTTTCCCTAAAGACGTGTCCGGGCTTATTAGCAGCGCCACTGATTATGGCGTAGATCTAGGCATCATGACTGCAGCTGCCGACCTTAATGAAACCATGCCCGGCTATATCGCCAACAAGGCGCAAGAAGCCCTTGGCGGCTCGCTTAAAGCTAAAAAAGTTGCGGTACTTGGCCTGGCTTTCAAGCCCGGTACCAGTGACGCTCGTAAATCCCCTGGCGTTAAATTGGCCAATATCCTCAGCAAAAATGGCGCAGATGTAAGAGCCTACGATCCTCAGGCAAACCAAGAAGCCAAAGACGACCTGCGCAAAGGAATTACGATTTGTAGCTCAGCAGAAGAGTGCGTTAAGCAAGTAGATGCCGTGTTTATCGCTACTGGCTGGCCAGAATTTATAGAATATGACCTGACGAAACTAGCCAAAAACATGAAGGGCAAGTTATTTGTAGACGCCGTAAACTCATTTGATACCAGGGCGATTAGTGGCGCGTCTCTTAAATATATCGGTGTCGGCAGGTAA
- a CDS encoding cohesin domain-containing protein gives MMVKRLLSAVAILVLLTSVLMPTKTQAETASVFVSPSSSSVTKGDKITVQVRVNSGTDPMNTAQARLNFDSSRLQYVSYSSGAFTTPVATNQTSSSFEYAGALLGSTVSGNQLIFSVTLKAVATGTASLSISNAQVANAGESFTLSTSGGSISITSDSSGGSSGGSDSTTSSPPTSSSPSGGQQTQTSPEPVEPPKFVGEPEFEQTQGTILVKLEADKPSSLRVGYATGDDEQEIVWERDEKTKHELLVGKDQPLQAGTKYKLQIRLTDTDGNHSDTKTASVRTKGVTFKVKILDQDDQPLVDHPVELHSEPLQATTDDAGYATFEDVTPGKHTLVFEIDGITMRQPVKVGQPLVAAGENEDETGSTATVRLPFGLAQTEQATPTIRWDIVGLAGITGAGLMFVLQTRAARHFLWTGVKRFKSFTLSGLQHIHKRA, from the coding sequence ATGATGGTTAAACGCTTATTGTCTGCGGTGGCGATTTTAGTACTCCTAACTAGCGTGCTGATGCCAACTAAAACGCAGGCTGAAACTGCCAGTGTATTCGTGTCTCCGAGTAGTAGCAGCGTTACGAAGGGTGACAAAATTACCGTACAGGTGAGGGTCAATAGCGGTACAGATCCGATGAATACTGCTCAAGCCCGGCTTAATTTTGATAGCTCCAGGTTGCAATATGTCAGCTACTCATCCGGCGCATTTACAACTCCAGTAGCTACAAACCAAACCAGCAGTAGTTTTGAGTATGCCGGAGCCTTGCTGGGCTCAACTGTATCTGGCAACCAATTGATATTTAGTGTGACGTTGAAGGCAGTTGCAACCGGTACGGCTAGTTTATCGATCAGCAACGCCCAGGTAGCCAACGCCGGCGAAAGCTTTACGCTATCTACAAGTGGCGGCTCGATATCAATAACTTCAGACTCGTCCGGTGGTTCGTCCGGTGGGAGTGATTCAACGACCAGCAGCCCGCCGACCAGTTCTTCACCAAGTGGTGGGCAGCAAACCCAAACATCACCAGAGCCAGTTGAGCCACCAAAATTTGTTGGTGAGCCGGAGTTTGAGCAGACCCAGGGTACAATCCTGGTCAAGCTAGAAGCTGACAAACCAAGCAGCTTACGAGTAGGATACGCTACCGGAGACGACGAACAAGAGATTGTTTGGGAGCGTGATGAAAAGACAAAGCATGAACTTCTGGTAGGTAAAGACCAGCCGCTTCAGGCCGGAACCAAATATAAGTTGCAAATAAGACTCACCGACACAGATGGCAATCACTCTGACACAAAAACAGCTAGTGTGCGCACTAAGGGAGTAACCTTTAAAGTCAAAATACTCGACCAAGACGACCAACCACTTGTGGATCATCCAGTAGAACTGCATTCTGAGCCGTTACAGGCAACCACAGATGATGCAGGTTATGCCACGTTCGAAGACGTGACGCCTGGTAAACACACGCTGGTGTTTGAGATAGATGGTATAACTATGCGCCAGCCGGTTAAGGTTGGTCAGCCACTTGTGGCGGCTGGTGAAAACGAAGACGAGACTGGCTCAACTGCAACCGTACGTCTGCCATTTGGACTTGCGCAAACTGAGCAGGCTACACCGACGATTAGGTGGGATATTGTAGGGTTAGCTGGAATTACTGGAGCCGGGCTGATGTTTGTCTTGCAGACCCGTGCGGCCAGGCATTTTTTATGGACTGGCGTAAAACGCTTTAAGAGCTTTACATTATCTGGATTGCAGCATATTCATAAACGAGCGTAG
- a CDS encoding mannose-1-phosphate guanylyltransferase, with protein sequence MITVIIAGGSGTRLWPLSTPDYPKHLLNVNSDDKSLLQHTYERAKTISNKVYVITEAGHAHHIKDQLPELDDDAFVIEPARRGTANCYLAAINHVKKRHDENEAIAMLSADHFIRDTVGFAHSFKVASDVSEKEGRIVLVGVEPDHPATGFGYIQKDGIFDEDSLVYSVHSFKEKPDYNTALKFMKSGKYLWNCGYFVGSVKTFSNKIKAASPVLQSNLTKLKSAKDRAEFEKIYLDFDNDAIEFALMEKLDDLLVVPATFDWMDVGSFTDLHKAVGADKQGNYVGSGSVELEGVENSYIENHEEKPVAVIGLDNIVVVNTKSGVLVARKDLGQKVGEVAKRIAKKDSD encoded by the coding sequence ATGATTACTGTCATCATCGCGGGAGGGAGTGGAACGAGGCTGTGGCCGCTATCTACGCCGGATTATCCAAAACACCTGCTGAATGTTAATAGCGATGATAAATCTCTTTTGCAGCATACCTACGAGCGTGCCAAAACAATTAGTAACAAAGTATATGTGATTACAGAGGCTGGGCACGCCCACCATATCAAAGACCAGCTACCGGAGCTTGATGATGACGCCTTTGTGATTGAACCTGCACGGCGCGGCACAGCCAACTGCTACTTAGCGGCTATTAACCATGTAAAAAAACGCCATGATGAAAACGAGGCAATTGCTATGCTTTCTGCCGATCACTTTATACGTGACACGGTTGGGTTTGCGCATAGTTTTAAGGTTGCTTCAGATGTTTCTGAAAAAGAAGGCCGGATTGTACTGGTCGGAGTGGAGCCTGATCACCCGGCAACTGGGTTTGGCTATATCCAGAAGGACGGCATATTTGACGAAGACAGTCTGGTTTATAGTGTGCACTCATTTAAGGAAAAGCCAGACTATAACACGGCTCTTAAATTCATGAAGAGTGGTAAGTACCTATGGAACTGTGGGTATTTTGTCGGCTCCGTTAAAACGTTCAGCAATAAAATAAAGGCAGCCTCTCCAGTTTTGCAGAGTAATTTAACCAAACTCAAGTCAGCCAAAGATCGCGCCGAATTTGAAAAGATATATCTAGATTTTGATAATGATGCCATAGAGTTCGCATTAATGGAAAAACTAGACGATTTACTTGTGGTGCCGGCTACTTTTGACTGGATGGATGTAGGTTCGTTTACTGATTTACATAAAGCAGTCGGAGCCGACAAACAAGGCAATTATGTGGGCAGCGGCTCGGTAGAGTTAGAAGGCGTAGAAAACTCATATATCGAGAACCATGAAGAAAAGCCAGTGGCAGTTATTGGTTTGGACAATATAGTGGTGGTTAACACCAAGAGCGGTGTGTTGGTTGCTCGCAAAGACCTCGGCCAAAAAGTCGGCGAAGTAGCCAAAAGAATCGCCAAGAAAGATTCCGATTGA